In Haemophilus parainfluenzae, the sequence CGTGAATCGCTGTAACGGCGAATAAGTGTACTACGATCGCTGTCTAGAAAGATGATTTTGACGGAATAAGAGGCTTGAATATCAGTCAAAATTTTGTCTAAATCAGCACTGGAATGAGGAAGATTTCGAATATCAAGGCTGATTGCAACAGCCGATTGAGTGTTAGCAAGAATCTGCGTGAGTTGAGGAAGTAAATTGAGAGGAAGGTTATCCACGCAATAATAGCCCATATCTTCCAAGGCTCGTAATGCGACAGATTTCCCAGCTCCGGAGCGACCGCTGATAATAATAATTTCCATCTGCGTGATTCCTTATGGTTGGTAGGTTATACCTCTTGAGGTGCAATATTATCTAAATTTGTGTCGTCTTCAGATTCCTCTGAATGATCGGCACATTCAAAAATTTGCCAAATTTCATCCGTACTTTGCGCTGAACGAAGTTGTTTAATTAAGTTTTTATCAGTTAATTTTTCATTGATTTCTGCCAGAACAGGAATATATTCTTGGCAGTGATTTTCGGGTACGAGCACAGCAAAAACGATATCCACCAGTTTATTATCGGCGGCATCATATTCGACAGGCGTTTCTAATTGCATAAATACCGTCAGGATCTTATCTGACACAGTAGCAGGTAACTTAGCTTTAGGCATGGCGACACCATTGCCTAATCCTGAATTACCTAATTTTTCTCGTTCAAATAAACATTCAAAACAAGCTTGTTCACCATTTTCAGAGTGAAGTTTTTCCACAACGAAAGTGGCAATAGATTCAAATAATCGTTTCTTGCTAGAAAAAGCAACCCCCTGACGAATATCATCAGGGGAGAGCAGAG encodes:
- the ptsN gene encoding PTS IIA-like nitrogen regulatory protein PtsN: MKFTTLLSPDDIRQGVAFSSKKRLFESIATFVVEKLHSENGEQACFECLFEREKLGNSGLGNGVAMPKAKLPATVSDKILTVFMQLETPVEYDAADNKLVDIVFAVLVPENHCQEYIPVLAEINEKLTDKNLIKQLRSAQSTDEIWQIFECADHSEESEDDTNLDNIAPQEV